The genomic region TACCCACAACCCGCAAAGCAGCTGAGGCTCTGGCTGGACTAGAAACGGAGGATGGCAAGACTTTGTTACTCAACGCTCATATCTCTGGTAATGCAGTACAAGAAGTCGTCCTTCCCGCTGCTCCCACTCAGTTACCCAAGGGAGATAGTTACGCTCAATTTTTATTTGAAACTTCCAGCGAATTACCTCCAAATATGCTCGAACGAGCTGCGGCATCTGGGTTAAATCCAACTCCATATGCCAAAGGTTTTGTGTATAATGCCAAACTCGAAACCCTGATTCAACTATTAGAAATAGGAACAAAAGCAGAATTTCGCGGGTAGATTATCTACCTAAATTCAATGTCTTATGAAATCCGCTATTTCTCTCTACCTAAAGTTGGCGAACTAGAGCGAAACATTCAAGATCGCTTTGAGAACAGCCCCGATGGTAGTTTAGTAGCTCTAGCAGACGGGGCTAGTACTTCGCTATACCCGCAAAAATGGGCGGAAATTCTCGTCAAATCTTTTTGCCAAAGTGTAGCAGAAAACCCGATTGAGAGCATCCGGCGATCGCACGAGAAATGGTTGCAGCCATCCCAAGAAATTTGGCGACAATATTACTTGACCAAACTTCAATCTCCTAATCGTAAATGGTGGCAAGGAGGCTCGGAAATCAAAAATCGAGGCTCAGCTACATTCTTGGGGTTACAACTACAAAATTTAGAGCTACAAAACTTAGAGCATTATGCCAAAAGTCAGTGGCAAGCTGTCGCCATAGGAGATACTTGTTTATTTAAACTAGAGCAGGAGACTCGCAATCTCCTCACCTTTCCTCTGACCGCTGCACAAGAGTTTAAAGGCACAACACTCTGTTTTGAAAGTTTACCAGAATACACTTCATTTCCGCCTCAATTTACCGCAGGATGGTACGAGTACGGAGACATCTTCTTACTAGCAACAGATGCCTTATCTCAATGGCTTATATCAGATTATGAAGCCCAAGGAGAAGACTGGAAAAAGGCGTTTCAATTTCAAGATCGACATGATTTCGCTGGCTTTATTAACAAACTCAGACAACAAAAACTGATTAAGAACGATGATACAACCTTAGTACTAGTAGAAGTCAGTCGTGAGTAGCCATTTATCATTTGTCATTTGTGCGTGATTCGGAGGTACGTTCTTCCCTACTCCCTGCTCCCTGCTCCCTGCTCCCTGCTCCCTAATAACTGAATTATGAAATATCCCAGTCGTTCAGAGTACTGTAGTGCAATTCGCAATCCTCAATTTGCTTTCCGTAAAAAAGATCCTCAAACCAAAATTGAGCGCGATTTGGATGCAAGCTTGGTTACGGGAAAAGCAGTAGAAAGAATTAAGCCTGATGGTACTAAAGATATTTGGTCGGCTGCTGGAAGTTTCGCCATTGCTTTTAAATTTGAAACTTCATCACCTCACAAACTTTGGGCTGTGAGATGTTTCTACCGAAGTAACTTTGAAGTCAAAAATCACTATAAACAGGCTTTAGCCCGATTAAAAAATAGTTCTTGTCGAAATTATTTTGTAGATTCTACCTTTTTGGAAGCAGGAATTAGAGTTCAAGGTGATTGCTATCCAATTCTGAAAATGGAATGGGTGGAAGGAGAAAACTTAAAAAAGTTTATCAAAGCAAATCTTGGTAAAAAAAATGTTTTGCTTTCTTTGGCAGATCGATGGCGAGAACTGTGCAAGAACTTATACGACGCTGGTATTGCTCACGGCGATCTGCAACATGGTAATGTTTTGGTAGTTAAATCTTTTCAACAGTTGGCGCTCAAACTCATTGATTATGACAGTCTCTACTTTTCAGAAGATCGTCATTCTGTTGATGATAATATTAAAGGATTGTCCGATTACCAACATCCTTTGAGAAAATCTTTAGAAAAAAGATGTTTGGAAATTGATTTTTTCCTCAATTAGCAATCTATTTATCTATTCTAGCTCTAGCAGAAGATAAAAAACTCTGGGAAGTTTATCAATTAGATACCAGAGAAGGATTACTATTTTCACGGACAGATTTTCAAAATCCTGATACGGGAGATATCTTTAAATCTTTAGCCCAACTCCCTGACCCAATTCCAGAGTTGGCAAGAAAGATGAAGAAAATTTGCAGCTTAAAAGAGTTTAGAAATATCCCTAACTTAGAAACAGTTCTCTCTAACGAACAGTTGGTAGAATCGCATCATACGAATTCGGTCGAGCGACATTCTAGTTCTCATCAACTGCTCAATTCGATTGTTTCTTGGTTGAAGGAAAGATCTCCCCAACCCCCCTTTTTAAGGGGGGCTATGAGAGCATCTCCTGGAGTTGGTCAGGCGATCGATCTAGTTGTAACAGACTTAGAACAGGGAGCTGTGAGAGAATGTGCTGAAGTTGCTAAGGCGATCGATCGCCCTTTGTTAGCAACAGACTTAAAATCAGAGCTTGTGGAAGAATCTCCTGAAGCGCAAGCAGCAGATCGATTGGAGCCAGCAGCGAAAATAACTGCGCTTTCAAGTGAAATTCAACCAATTCAATCCTTAGTTGAATCTCCAAAAAAGATGGGAGGATGGGACCCGCGATCGCTTAAGTCAGACTATACAAAATACCTCAAACCAGTTAGTTCAATTCATACTAATAGCACAAAAATATCATTAATTCATACTCAAGTTAAAACTTTAGTAAAACAAAAAACTGAGGGATTTCTGAACTGGATAAGCATTACAAAAGACAACTTATTGCAAGCCTGTCATTCAGTCTTGAGGAATTTAGCCTTGCAGTTGCAAAACTTGAAGTCAACAATTGTGCAGGCGATCGCAGCTATATTTGCTCGATTGAAACACATAAATCGAGTTCAAATTCCAATAAATTCTGTTGCTTATCAACCAAAAATCATCGATACACGCAGTGGAGGACAAGAGGAGAGGAAAATTTCTGATTTGAGGTGTGTTACTTCTGTATTAACTGAATTAGCAAATCCAGTTGTAGCAAATTCAGTTGTAGCAAATCCAGTTGTTCCTGGAACCGACTGCTCTCAAACCTCCGTCCAGCTACAATCGTCCCAGCCAAAAACCCAAACAACTGCCCAAGTCGCTGCCCAATTGGGATGTTCCTTGAGTTGGTGTCACGCTCAACGATATCAGCATCCAGACCGATTCTTGACTGACACTCATTACTACAAGGATGCAGCAGGAATCGTGCATTGGATGGAAGCGGGAATCGAGCAATTACATTGTCTAAAATTAGAAAAAAGTTTGAAAGCACAAAAAAAATTATCTGGTATTCCGGCAAACTCTTTACCGACAAAAGAAGTCAGCCGTCGTCTAGGGGTTTCACCAGAATGGCTGACCAAAACCAAAGCCAAACATGCTTCCGACTTTGCGATCGAAATTCATTATCACACCGATGCTAGAAAAAGGTACTATTGGACTCCCACAGGTATTCAGCTACTACAAAAACTGCTCGACGAGCAAAAACCGCTTGTAGTAGATGGTTGGTAGTTTGGAGAAAAATCTGCTGTGTATAGCGGCTTTAGTTGGAGACAGATAGGCGATATAAAAGGAAAAAAGATGATGCGATCGCACTCAGCAACAACTGAAGATGCGATCGCCATCTACTCGATTATCTAAAATTTGGCTTGTTATCTCATATCCGGTTAATTGACCGTAAATTCTGTAAGGGTGGGTTTATTGAGATATTCGTACTATGTAGGAATATCTCTGTGAAAACCCGCCCCTACGATGATGTGGCTATTTGAACGGACATAATCTACTACCACAATCCTCGGCGATCGGCGGGGTCGCCGTAGGGGTCTTCGCTAGCGGGGCGAATGTTCCCGTACTGCCCGTAATCCGCTGGGTCGCCGTAGGGGTCTTCGCTAGCAGGGCGGACATTGCCGTACTGCCCGTAATCTGCCGATCTACCACCACCCATCATCTTCTTGGCAGCAATCGCTGCAATCCCAGCCATCGCTGCTTTTGCTAACGGATTGCTAAATAAGTTACCACCTCTTTGACCACCCATCATAGCCCCCGTAGCACCACCCATTAGCTGACCGAGTAGGTCTGGTTGTTGCTGATGGATGCTACCCGTTGCGCGTGCAAGATAGTTGGGGTCTTGGAGGCGATCGTCTATGCCATCTTGGTTGAGGTCGGGAAAATCGTAGTTTTGCCCCCGCGTCTGCTGCTGAAGATATTGACCAAACTGCATCCGCTCTTGTGGAGACATGCGGCTAAAGGCTTCTTGTGCGGACTCTTGGTAAATATCAGGAGGTACGTGTCTGGATACTTGTTGATATCGATTATAAACTTCGTCGTCTGAATAGCCTTCGTGCGGTAAACCCTGTTCGTATCGATTCACAAAGTCTCTGTAATCTCGCTCTCCATCCTGACCGCCAAACATATTTTGTAAAAAGTTCATTTTTCCTTCCTACTGTTTTATTTCACTTGCTGTTCTATACCTTTGCTGCCGCGAGTGTCACAATGCTGGCGCTGGCTGCAAGTCGGTCAAGTCGCGACCTGTCGATCTGTTGTTGTATCCTTGGAAATCTCGGTACTGTTGCGCCTCCGATTCTGGAACTCGAATTCCCTCTGGTGGCGGCGTGACCCAATGAGGACGACCTTGAGCATCGCGATAATAAATCCGCCCGTTTTTGGAGAGGTAGTATTGTCCTTGCGGTCCTTGCCCTTTCCTATTTTTATGCTGATTGTAGATGTAGTAGAGTGCAGCAGCCCCACCCAAAATCGCGATTTTTTGTCCCGTAGACAGCCCCTTTCTTGCTTGGGGTTGGTTTGAAGGATAGGTTTGCGTTCTACCAACATTATCTGCAACAGGAGGCGGAGGTGCAGACGTGTTCGGACTGCCACCACAGGCATTAAGAATTGGCAGTGTCAGTAATGCCGTTAACACCAGTGCCATTATCTGCGTCCACTTCCGGCGGGGGTGGATTTTTTCCATAGACTTTCTGTTTCTCCCGATCTAGCTAGACTGTGCCGAGGGATATAGCAGTTTTGTAAATTCGCGCTGTTGGAAAAATTTTTGTTCGAGCGATGTTTGTAAGACTATTTACAAACAGATTGTCTCAACAACGTAACTGCAATATTTCGTTCATCATGATTCAATAATTCGGGTAAGCCATCCTGCCAGCGATAGAAGTAGTAACTGCTACCGTATCAATCGAAATACGTACTGAAGTGGGGACTCCAAACTACGTCGCGACTTATTTCATAGAAGTCATTGTTCTTTCCCAAATGCACTGTGCAATGTAGCACAAAGCCTTGCTAGCAAATTTTTTTTATAGAAAAATTGAATAACTCTATAGGGATATTTCTACTGATAGATAGCAAAGTTAGAGATTTCAATTTAAATTTAAAAATACATCCCTATTACATAAAAAGAAATAGGCATTAAGTTCTAAGGGATCGAGGAAGTAAATTAGGATATGGCATACGTCAATAGACCAACTAACGATGCTGTTTCTGAACGCACCGTTACCAACACTCCCGTTGTCGATTACCACGATCGCATTCGCTGGGGTCCAATTATTTCAGGTATTGTAATTGCAATAGCAACTCAGTTGATTTTAAGTGCTTTATTTGCAGCGATTGGCGCAACCAGCATTGCGGGTTCTGGCGCACCAAGAACAAACGCTGCTGATGTTGCTGGTAACGTGGGAATTTGGTCGGCTATTGGTTTGTTAATTTCTTTGTTAATTGGCGGTTGGGTGACAGCTCGTGGCTGTGGACCAATGAATCGCAGTACAGCTCTGCTCAACGGCGCAATTCTTTGGGCGACCACTTTAGCTCTTAGCTCTTGGCTGGTAACTTCAGGAGTGACGGGAGCTTTTGGTTTGGCAGCTTCTGCTGCTTCCAATGCGGCTGGAGTCATATCTAACCAAGTCCAAGGGATTAATCCGCAAAACCTACCTAATATCAGTGCAGAACAAGCTCGTGAAATTGCCAATGCTACTGCTAGAAGCTTGTGGTGGTTCGTATTTGGTTCGTTACTGGGTTTAATCGCCTCGCTGATTGGTGCTGTTGTTGGAGCGCGTAGCCCTCGGAAAACTTATGTAGAGTCTAATTTGAGATAGGAAAAACAGCCCCCCGTGAGAGCAAAGAATTAAAAAAGTAAGCATGAGTGAGGGTTGATAAGTTCGCAGGTGCGAACTTATTTTTTTAAGTACGGTTACGAACTGATTTGCCAATGATTGGGTTATACCCTTTTACTAAAGCTATGTTATAGACGATTTCCTGTAGCCCCCCTTTTTAAGGGGGGTTGGGGGAATCTCATTTAGTGTAGAAATAAACAGAATTGGTATAACCCCAAGATCGCGCTCGCCCTGGGGCAAGAGGTATATTAAGTTTTGTTGGTAAGTAATTATAACCATTGAATCATAGCGGAATTTAAATATCAAAAACTGTAGTTTTAATAAAGCCTGTTTTTAACAAATTATATTTATCTGGATTTTCATCTAATGGACTTATATACTCGTTTTGGCAAGAACGGTACTAAAAGTATTCTTGTCTGCGATGACGCTTACGACCACGCTTTGTTGCTCCAGGTTATCTTGGAGGCTGAAGGTTATGAAGTTATACTTGCAAACTCGGGAGAAGCAGCGATCGCCCAGATAGAACGAGAAAATCCCGACCTCGTTTTACTAGATCTGATGATGCCAGGAATAGATGCGATGGAAGCCGTGCGCTGTATGCGTCAAAATCCTCGCAACGATGGCATACCAGTTATTCTAGTTGCACCTAGTCGTCGCGATTCTATTTCGGTTGAATGTCAGAAATTAGTGAGTGGTATAGTTCATAAGCCAATTGAGTGCGAGGAATTGATCGCACAAGTAGAAGCGATCTTTGCAACGCCGTTTTCGCTGAGGAGTCAAAGTCATTCCCGCAGCTTCTCTGTTGTTGGTCAAAGGTTTAAAGTCCCTGTTTTGAACCGAGAGAAAAACGCCTAGACATGCTATCAAAAGTGCTGCTCTTCGTTGTAAAATAAGACTTCCGCTAAAAGAGCTAAGCCCATCAAAACAATAAAGCAGAACACAAAAAACCAAAATAGTCCCAATCCCATCATGGCGATCGCCTCCAACCAAGCTCGTAATTTACCTGGTTCTATTGCTCAAGCAGAGTCAACACCCACACGAGGATAACAACGGTAAACGGTACTACAGCCAAAAGAAATAAAATTTTTGGTGTCAGTCTGGGATTTTGCATGACCGGGCTTAGAGTTGCTCTGACATATTTATCCCAAAAATTAGAATTCCTAAAATTAGAATGCGAGTCTTGTGCCATCTCCTCCTCCTTAACTTTAGAAGAGATCTATCTTTAAATTATCGAGATTTTTCAGAGACGACTCGTGTTGAAATAAAAAGTAAAAATCGAAAGAGCGATCGCCTTGAGGAGATTTCAGCGGCAGGTTAGATCGTTTGTTCTAAAGCAGTTTGCAGATCTCTTGTCAGATCTGTAACAGCTTGCTTAGCACTGCGACGACTAGCTTGATATGTTTGCCAGCGATCTGAAACTGAAATTGGTTCGCCTACCGTCATCTGTACTGATTGCTTGCCCAGTCGAGGACGACGAACAGTACTGCTACCTTTAATTCGGGCGATTGTTTCCCACATCAACAAAGTTGTTTCAGCAAACCGCTCTATCGTCGGTTTCTCCCGAACGTACTTGCCTGTAACTGCGACAAAATTTTCTACGAGTCGCATATGCCACATTCTCAGGCTAGCTTCCTGGGCAATGCGATCGGCTAATCCTCGCTCTACAGGAGACAGGGCTTCTACTTGCTTAATATCTTCTCGATAAATCCAATCCCAGCCCGCTTGTTCCAAACGACGACAGCGTTCGATCGCAC from Chroococcidiopsis sp. SAG 2025 harbors:
- a CDS encoding PleD family two-component system response regulator; protein product: MDLYTRFGKNGTKSILVCDDAYDHALLLQVILEAEGYEVILANSGEAAIAQIERENPDLVLLDLMMPGIDAMEAVRCMRQNPRNDGIPVILVAPSRRDSISVECQKLVSGIVHKPIECEELIAQVEAIFATPFSLRSQSHSRSFSVVGQRFKVPVLNREKNA
- a CDS encoding protein phosphatase 2C domain-containing protein; translation: MSYEIRYFSLPKVGELERNIQDRFENSPDGSLVALADGASTSLYPQKWAEILVKSFCQSVAENPIESIRRSHEKWLQPSQEIWRQYYLTKLQSPNRKWWQGGSEIKNRGSATFLGLQLQNLELQNLEHYAKSQWQAVAIGDTCLFKLEQETRNLLTFPLTAAQEFKGTTLCFESLPEYTSFPPQFTAGWYEYGDIFLLATDALSQWLISDYEAQGEDWKKAFQFQDRHDFAGFINKLRQQKLIKNDDTTLVLVEVSRE